From a single Endozoicomonas euniceicola genomic region:
- a CDS encoding WD40 repeat domain-containing protein — translation MKTIKLIVINQLLLLFALSFFLPMTGYGSAFFILPGWMGYGSAFSILPEWMWWNSPSNEAAVKISQIVLANDAPSLLFSYEINRTSSDFVQPEKNQVYTRWDGCKNDSLRICFRRAAKVFAGGYSYPPTISGSTELNVEMGEVTPDEGGWQSVASVRLTGKDSGWLAIAGDDGWRIAPDCSGIDSDDSSVLNRSEKPSVDLVVPTALVLEKGNNAEDHGSPYSRRSLPDISDITKQNNLPGDRDDLLTGSSGGGSFDDLDDSFKRRPGGSGRRPLFFFEVTSRMHGVAVSIPGTAGQPGEVKKLVLRPQIILVIWRGWERQEIPVTSQMWCSIKRVGLDRDPGLFLALAESDPDKLKETLENYLKKHSPLADVLSYHCEDLNLNPKAGNARLLSVSVFPGSCPSGVGCSGGEKEANGTMNDLPRNNPDCYACNNHGQPVKSFGNNGGGGDGSGNPEINSCTFCGNAQVNSNGLCTNCLMAKQEVSPFEVLPTEILLKIAEGLSWRDVNSWSLINKNFLNRLNTQMKLKILSDRYYGSAAKGYRKVIKNGDVPAVPNSEIDDPLLRLACHRFASNRYLTSLGNSTQQQCVATLEGHTDAVTSVTPLADGRLASGSSDRSIKVWDLSKPVGSQCVARLSRYTCSVTSVTSLADGRLASAYADGAIKVWDLSKPGWKQYVATLEGYTLWLSSVTPLADGRLASGSWDKIKVWDLSKFHRRQCVAALEGHTFGVSSVTSLADGRLASGSWDRTVRVWDLSKPTREQCVVTLYGHIGMVNSVTSLADGRLASGSSDRTVRVWDLSKPDGEQCVLTLEGHTEKVLSVTQLADGRLASGSKDNTVRVWDLSKPDGEQCVATLKGHTEEVLSVTQLADGRLASGSKDKTIKVWALSKDSEMEKIY, via the coding sequence ATGAAAACAATTAAGCTGATCGTTATTAATCAGCTGCTTTTATTGTTTGCTCTGTCATTTTTTTTACCGATGACTGGATACGGAAGTGCTTTTTTTATCCTGCCAGGATGGATGGGATATGGAAGTGCTTTTTCCATCCTGCCAGAATGGATGTGGTGGAACAGTCCCTCAAATGAGGCGGCAGTTAAAATCAGTCAGATAGTGCTTGCCAATGATGCGCCTTCTCTTCTTTTTTCTTATGAAATCAACAGGACCTCCAGTGATTTTGTTCAGCCAGAAAAAAACCAGGTTTATACCCGCTGGGATGGTTGTAAAAACGACAGCTTGCGTATTTGTTTCCGAAGAGCAGCTAAAGTCTTTGCAGGGGGCTACTCCTATCCTCCCACGATTTCAGGCTCGACAGAGCTTAATGTAGAAATGGGTGAGGTCACGCCAGACGAAGGCGGCTGGCAGTCGGTGGCCAGTGTCCGTTTAACGGGAAAAGACTCGGGCTGGCTGGCGATTGCAGGGGATGATGGCTGGCGGATTGCACCAGATTGCAGCGGTATTGACTCAGATGATTCCAGCGTACTGAACAGGTCTGAAAAGCCGTCAGTCGATCTTGTTGTCCCGACAGCGTTGGTTCTGGAAAAGGGTAATAATGCAGAAGATCATGGCTCCCCCTATTCCCGCCGCTCATTGCCGGACATATCTGACATCACTAAACAAAATAATCTGCCCGGTGATCGTGATGATCTGCTCACCGGTTCTTCTGGTGGCGGCAGCTTCGATGACCTCGATGACTCATTTAAAAGGCGACCCGGAGGGAGTGGCCGTCGCCCTTTATTTTTCTTTGAAGTAACGAGCAGAATGCATGGGGTGGCTGTCAGTATTCCTGGTACAGCTGGTCAGCCCGGGGAGGTTAAAAAACTGGTTTTAAGGCCTCAAATCATTCTGGTGATCTGGCGGGGTTGGGAGCGACAGGAAATTCCTGTTACATCGCAAATGTGGTGTTCAATAAAGCGGGTAGGGCTTGATCGGGATCCGGGACTGTTTCTCGCTTTGGCTGAAAGCGATCCGGATAAATTGAAAGAAACGCTTGAAAACTATTTGAAAAAGCACTCGCCCCTTGCCGACGTCCTTAGCTATCACTGTGAAGATCTCAACCTGAACCCAAAAGCGGGTAATGCCCGATTACTTAGCGTATCGGTTTTTCCGGGCTCTTGCCCTTCGGGAGTGGGATGCTCCGGAGGAGAGAAAGAAGCAAACGGAACAATGAATGACCTGCCCCGGAATAATCCAGATTGCTATGCCTGTAACAACCATGGTCAGCCGGTTAAAAGTTTTGGTAACAACGGGGGAGGAGGAGACGGTTCCGGGAATCCGGAAATCAACTCATGTACATTCTGTGGGAATGCACAGGTAAACTCCAATGGCTTATGCACAAACTGCCTCATGGCTAAACAAGAGGTGTCGCCTTTTGAGGTTTTACCAACTGAGATCTTGCTTAAAATAGCTGAGGGCTTGTCATGGCGTGATGTTAACAGCTGGAGTTTAATAAATAAGAATTTTTTGAATCGTCTCAACACACAAATGAAACTGAAAATCCTATCCGATCGATATTATGGCTCTGCTGCGAAAGGGTATAGAAAAGTAATAAAAAACGGGGACGTACCTGCTGTTCCAAACAGTGAAATTGATGACCCTTTGTTACGGCTTGCTTGTCATAGATTCGCAAGCAATAGATACCTGACTTCTCTGGGAAATAGTACTCAGCAGCAATGCGTGGCGACGCTGGAAGGGCATACCGACGCGGTGACCTCAGTCACGCCACTGGCCGATGGGCGGCTGGCTTCCGGCTCATCGGACAGGTCCATAAAGGTGTGGGATCTGAGCAAGCCCGTCGGAAGTCAATGCGTGGCGAGGCTGAGTAGGTATACCTGCAGTGTGACCTCAGTCACGTCATTGGCCGATGGGCGGCTGGCTTCTGCCTATGCTGACGGGGCCATAAAAGTATGGGATCTGAGCAAGCCCGGCTGGAAGCAATACGTGGCGACGCTGGAGGGGTATACCCTCTGGTTGTCCTCAGTCACGCCATTGGCCGATGGGCGGCTGGCTTCCGGCTCTTGGGACAAGATAAAGGTGTGGGATCTGAGCAAGTTCCACAGAAGGCAATGCGTGGCGGCGCTGGAGGGGCATACCTTCGGGGTTTCCTCAGTCACGTCATTAGCCGATGGGCGGCTGGCTTCCGGCTCTTGGGACAGGACCGTAAGGGTGTGGGATCTGAGCAAGCCCACCAGAGAGCAATGCGTGGTGACACTATATGGGCATATCGGCATGGTTAACTCAGTCACGTCATTAGCCGATGGGCGGCTGGCTTCCGGCTCATCGGACAGGACCGTAAGGGTGTGGGATCTGAGCAAGCCCGACGGGGAGCAATGCGTGTTGACGCTGGAAGGGCATACCGAGAAGGTGCTCTCAGTCACGCAATTGGCCGATGGGCGGCTGGCTTCCGGCTCTAAGGACAATACCGTAAGGGTGTGGGATCTGAGCAAACCCGACGGGGAACAATGCGTGGCGACGCTGAAGGGGCATACCGAGGAGGTGCTCTCAGTCACGCAATTGGCCGATGGGCGGCTGGCTTCCGGCTCTAAGGACAAGACCATAAAGGTGTGGGCTCTGAGCAAGGATTCTGAAATGGAGAAAATATATTGA
- a CDS encoding F-box/WD repeat-containing protein — translation MIKLLVINQLLLLLALSFFLPMTGYGSAFSILPEWMGLNSPSNKAAVKISQIVLANDAPSLHFSYEINKTSSDFVQPEKNQVYTRWDGCKNDSLRICFRRAAKVFEGGYSYPPTISGSTELNVEMGEVTPDEGGWQSVASVRLTGKGSGWLAIAGDDGWRIAPDCSGIDSDDSSVLNRSEKPSVDLVVPTALALEKGNNAEDHGSPYSRRSLPDISDITKQNNLPGDRDDLLTGSSGGGSFDDHDDSFKRRPGGNDRRPLFFFEVMSRMLGAAVSVFGTAGQPGEVKKLVLRPQIILVIWRGWERREIPVTSQMWCSIKRAGLDRDPGLFLALAESDPDKLKETLENYSKKHSPLADVLSYHCEDLNLNPKAGNARLLSVSVFPGSCPSGVGCSGGEKEANGTMNDLPRNNPDGYACNNHSQPVKSFGNNGGGGDGSGNPEINSCTFCGNAQVNYNGLCTNCLMAKQEVAKEKPSTHLSLPTAREDKGNNLLTALINGITWFFGRATNPSANQAEEKTAEDVSVNPLKEVSPLEVLPPEILLKIAKGLPLHDVNNWALTNKNFSTLFNTQTKLKILSDRYYGSAAEAYREIIKNMDVPAVPNIETADPLLRLAYHRFANNKHLTSLGNSTQQQCVATLEGHNDWVYSVTPLADGRLASASWDKTIKVWDLSKPDGEQCVATLEGHTLYVNSVTPLADGRLASGSRDKTVKVWDLSKPGREQCVATLEGHTNWVASVTSLANGWLAAGSYDKTVRVWDLSKPQGSQYVATLEGHTKVVTSVTPLADGRLASGSRDKTVKVWDLSKPDGEQCVATLEGHTDWVTSVTLLANGWLAAGSYDKTVRVWDLSKPQGSQYAATLEGHTKVVTSVTPLADGRLASSSSDNTVRVWDLSRHDGEECVATLSEHTDGVTSVTPLADGRLASASCDETIKVWVLSKDSETTKTY, via the coding sequence TTGATTAAGCTGCTCGTTATTAATCAGCTGCTTTTATTGCTTGCTCTGTCATTTTTTTTACCGATGACTGGATACGGAAGTGCTTTTTCCATCCTGCCAGAATGGATGGGGTTGAACAGTCCCTCAAATAAGGCGGCAGTTAAAATCAGTCAGATAGTGCTTGCCAATGATGCGCCTTCTCTTCATTTTTCTTATGAAATCAACAAGACCTCCAGTGATTTTGTTCAGCCAGAAAAAAACCAGGTTTATACCCGCTGGGATGGTTGCAAAAACGACAGCTTGCGTATTTGTTTCCGAAGAGCGGCAAAAGTCTTTGAAGGGGGCTACTCCTATCCTCCCACGATTTCAGGCTCGACAGAACTTAATGTAGAAATGGGTGAGGTCACGCCAGACGAAGGCGGCTGGCAGTCGGTGGCCAGTGTCCGTTTAACGGGAAAAGGCTCGGGCTGGCTGGCGATTGCAGGGGATGATGGCTGGCGGATTGCACCGGATTGCAGCGGCATTGACTCAGATGATTCCAGCGTACTGAACAGGTCTGAAAAGCCGTCAGTCGATCTTGTTGTCCCGACAGCGTTGGCTCTGGAAAAGGGTAATAATGCAGAAGATCATGGCTCGCCCTATTCCCGCCGCTCATTGCCGGACATATCTGACATCACTAAACAAAATAATCTGCCCGGTGATCGTGATGATCTGCTCACCGGTTCTTCTGGTGGCGGCAGCTTCGATGACCACGATGACTCATTTAAAAGGAGACCCGGAGGGAATGACCGCCGCCCTTTATTTTTCTTTGAAGTGATGAGCAGAATGCTTGGGGCGGCTGTCAGTGTTTTTGGTACAGCAGGTCAGCCCGGGGAGGTTAAAAAACTGGTTTTAAGACCTCAAATTATTCTGGTGATCTGGCGGGGTTGGGAGCGACGGGAGATTCCTGTTACATCGCAAATGTGGTGTTCAATAAAGCGGGCAGGGCTTGATCGGGATCCGGGACTGTTTCTCGCTTTGGCTGAAAGCGATCCGGATAAATTGAAAGAAACGCTTGAAAACTATTCGAAAAAGCACTCGCCCCTTGCCGACGTCCTTAGCTATCACTGTGAAGACCTCAACCTGAACCCAAAAGCGGGTAATGCCCGATTACTTAGCGTATCGGTTTTTCCAGGATCTTGCCCTTCGGGAGTGGGATGCTCCGGAGGAGAGAAAGAAGCAAACGGAACAATGAATGACCTGCCCCGGAATAATCCAGATGGCTATGCCTGTAACAACCATAGTCAGCCGGTTAAAAGTTTTGGTAACAACGGAGGAGGAGGAGACGGTTCCGGGAATCCGGAAATCAACTCATGTACATTCTGTGGGAATGCACAGGTAAACTACAATGGCTTATGCACAAACTGCCTCATGGCTAAACAGGAGGTGGCTAAAGAGAAGCCATCAACCCACCTGTCTTTACCTACGGCGCGGGAAGATAAAGGCAATAACCTGCTTACAGCACTTATTAATGGAATTACCTGGTTTTTTGGCAGGGCAACAAACCCGTCCGCCAACCAGGCAGAAGAAAAGACTGCGGAGGACGTTTCGGTTAATCCCCTGAAAGAGGTGTCGCCTTTAGAGGTTCTACCACCTGAGATCTTGCTTAAAATAGCTAAGGGCTTGCCTTTGCATGATGTTAACAACTGGGCTTTAACAAATAAGAATTTTTCCACTCTTTTCAACACACAAACAAAACTGAAAATCCTATCCGATCGATATTATGGCTCTGCTGCGGAAGCATATAGAGAAATAATAAAAAACATGGACGTACCTGCTGTTCCAAACATTGAAACTGCTGACCCTTTGTTACGGCTTGCTTATCATAGATTCGCAAACAATAAACACCTGACTTCTCTGGGAAATAGTACTCAGCAGCAATGCGTGGCGACGTTGGAAGGGCATAACGACTGGGTTTACTCAGTCACGCCACTGGCCGATGGGCGGCTGGCTTCCGCCTCTTGGGACAAGACCATAAAGGTGTGGGATCTGAGCAAGCCTGACGGGGAGCAATGCGTGGCGACGCTGGAGGGGCATACCCTCTATGTGAACTCAGTCACGCCACTGGCCGATGGGCGGCTGGCTTCCGGCTCTCGAGACAAAACCGTAAAGGTGTGGGATCTGAGCAAGCCCGGCAGGGAGCAATGCGTGGCGACGCTGGAGGGGCATACCAACTGGGTGGCCTCAGTTACGTCATTGGCCAATGGGTGGCTGGCTGCCGGCTCTTATGACAAGACCGTAAGGGTGTGGGATCTGAGTAAGCCCCAAGGAAGTCAATACGTGGCGACGCTAGAAGGGCATACCAAAGTTGTGACCTCAGTCACGCCATTGGCCGATGGGCGGCTGGCTTCCGGCTCTCGGGACAAAACCGTAAAGGTGTGGGATCTGAGCAAGCCCGACGGGGAGCAATGCGTGGCGACGCTGGAGGGGCATACCGACTGGGTGACCTCAGTTACGCTATTGGCCAATGGGTGGCTGGCTGCCGGCTCTTATGACAAGACCGTAAGGGTGTGGGATCTGAGTAAGCCCCAAGGAAGTCAATACGCGGCGACGCTAGAAGGGCATACCAAAGTTGTGACCTCAGTCACGCCATTGGCTGATGGGCGGCTGGCTTCCTCTTCTTCGGACAATACCGTAAGGGTGTGGGATCTGAGCAGGCACGACGGAGAGGAATGCGTGGCGACACTGAGTGAGCATACCGATGGGGTAACCTCAGTCACGCCATTGGCCGATGGGCGGCTGGCTTCCGCCTCTTGTGACGAGACCATAAAGGTGTGGGTTCTGAGCAAGGATTCTGAAACGACAAAAACATATTGA
- a CDS encoding WD40 repeat domain-containing protein, which yields MKTIKLIVINQLLLLLALSFFLPMTGYGSAFFILPGWMGYGSAFSILPEWMWWNSPSNEAAVKISQIVLANDAPSLLFSYEINRTSSDFVQPEKNQVYTRWDGCKNDSLRICFRRAAKVFEEGYSYPPTISGSTELNVEMGEVTPDEGGWQSVASVRLSGKGSGWLVIAGDDGWRIAPDCSGIDSDDSSVLNRSGKPSVDLIVPTERVLEKGNNAEDHGSPYSRPSLPDISDITKQNNLPGDRDDLLTGSSGGGSFDDLDDSFKRRPGGSGRRPLFFFEVTSRMHGVAVSIPGTAGQPGEVKKLVLRPQIILVIWRGWERQEIPVTSQMWGSIKRAGLDRDPGLFLALAESDPDKLKETLENYLKKHSPLADVLSYHCEDLNLNPKAGNARLLSVSVFPGSCPSGVGCSGGEKEANGTMNDLPRNNPDGYACNNHGQPVKSFSNNGGGGDGSGNPEINSCTFCGNTQVNSNGLCTNCLMAKQEAAKEKPSTHLSLPAAQEDKGNNLLTALITGITWFFGRATNLSANQAEEKTVEDVSVGSLKEVSPLEVLPPEILFEIAKGLSWRDVNNWSLAAKRFFEVFYTFNMKEKLTKLSHQYYGSAAKAHRYRKMIKNMDIPAVPNSEIDDPLLRLAYRRIASNKYLTSLGSSTQQQCVATLKGHTEEVLSVTPLADGRLASASADGTVKVWDLSKPDGKQCVATLKGHTHDVISVTPLADGRLASASADRSVKVWDLSKPDGKQCVATLKGHTFYVISVTPLADGRLASASADRTVRVWDLSKPDGEQCVATLEVHTDAVTSVTPLADGRLASASHDGTIKVWDLKKLDGVQRVAKLNHWIHSVTLLADNRLASGSNDGIVRVWDRSKPAGAQCVVTLEGHIDMVNSVTPLTDGRLASGSRDNTVKVWDLGKPDGEQCVATLKGHTNWVTSVTPLADGRLASASVDKTIKVWVLGKNSETK from the coding sequence ATGAAAACAATTAAGCTGATCGTTATTAATCAGCTGCTTTTATTGCTTGCTCTGTCATTTTTTTTACCGATGACTGGATACGGAAGTGCTTTTTTTATCCTGCCAGGATGGATGGGATATGGAAGTGCTTTTTCCATCCTGCCAGAATGGATGTGGTGGAACAGTCCCTCAAATGAGGCGGCAGTTAAAATCAGTCAGATAGTGCTTGCCAATGATGCGCCTTCTCTTCTTTTTTCTTATGAAATCAACAGGACCTCCAGTGATTTTGTTCAGCCAGAAAAAAACCAGGTTTATACCCGCTGGGATGGTTGTAAAAACGACAGCTTGCGTATTTGTTTCCGAAGAGCGGCTAAAGTCTTTGAAGAGGGCTACTCCTATCCTCCCACGATTTCAGGCTCGACAGAGCTTAATGTAGAAATGGGTGAGGTCACGCCAGACGAAGGCGGCTGGCAGTCGGTGGCCAGTGTCCGTTTATCGGGAAAAGGCTCGGGCTGGCTGGTGATTGCAGGGGATGATGGCTGGCGAATTGCACCGGATTGCAGCGGTATTGACTCAGATGATTCCAGCGTACTGAACAGGTCTGGCAAGCCGTCAGTTGATCTTATTGTCCCTACAGAGCGGGTTCTGGAAAAGGGTAATAATGCAGAAGATCATGGCTCGCCCTATTCCCGCCCCTCATTGCCGGACATATCTGACATCACTAAACAAAATAATCTGCCCGGTGATCGTGATGATCTGCTCACCGGTTCTTCTGGTGGCGGCAGCTTCGATGACCTCGATGACTCATTTAAAAGGCGACCCGGAGGGAGTGGCCGTCGCCCTTTATTTTTCTTTGAAGTAACGAGCAGAATGCATGGGGTGGCTGTCAGTATTCCTGGTACAGCTGGTCAGCCCGGGGAGGTTAAAAAACTGGTTTTAAGACCTCAAATTATTCTGGTGATCTGGCGGGGTTGGGAGCGACAGGAGATTCCTGTTACATCGCAAATGTGGGGTTCAATAAAGCGGGCAGGGCTTGATCGGGATCCGGGACTGTTTCTCGCTCTGGCTGAAAGCGATCCGGATAAATTGAAAGAAACGCTTGAAAACTATTTGAAAAAGCACTCGCCCCTTGCCGACGTCCTTAGCTATCACTGTGAAGATCTCAACCTGAACCCAAAAGCGGGTAATGCCCGATTACTTAGCGTATCGGTTTTTCCGGGATCTTGCCCTTCGGGAGTGGGATGCTCCGGAGGAGAGAAAGAAGCAAACGGAACAATGAATGACCTGCCCCGGAATAATCCAGATGGCTATGCCTGTAACAACCATGGTCAGCCGGTTAAAAGTTTTAGTAACAACGGGGGAGGAGGAGACGGTTCCGGGAATCCGGAAATCAACTCATGTACATTCTGTGGGAATACACAGGTAAACTCCAATGGCTTATGCACAAACTGCCTCATGGCTAAACAGGAGGCGGCTAAAGAGAAGCCATCCACCCACCTGTCTTTACCTGCGGCGCAGGAAGATAAAGGAAATAACCTGCTTACAGCACTTATTACTGGAATTACCTGGTTTTTTGGCAGGGCAACAAACCTGTCTGCCAACCAGGCAGAAGAAAAGACTGTGGAGGACGTTTCGGTTGGTTCCCTGAAAGAGGTGTCGCCTTTAGAGGTTCTACCACCTGAGATCTTGTTTGAAATAGCTAAGGGCTTGTCCTGGCGTGATGTTAACAACTGGAGTTTAGCAGCTAAGCGTTTTTTCGAAGTTTTCTACACATTCAACATGAAAGAAAAACTGACAAAACTATCCCATCAATATTATGGCTCTGCTGCGAAAGCGCATAGATATAGAAAAATGATAAAAAACATGGACATACCTGCTGTTCCAAACAGTGAAATTGATGACCCTTTGTTACGGCTTGCTTATCGTAGAATCGCAAGCAATAAATACCTGACTTCTCTGGGAAGTAGTACTCAGCAGCAATGCGTGGCGACGCTGAAAGGGCATACCGAGGAGGTGCTCTCAGTCACGCCACTGGCCGATGGGCGGCTGGCTTCCGCCTCTGCTGACGGGACCGTAAAGGTGTGGGATCTGAGCAAGCCCGACGGGAAGCAATGCGTGGCGACGCTGAAGGGGCATACCCACGATGTGATCTCAGTCACGCCACTGGCCGATGGGCGGCTGGCTTCCGCCTCTGCTGACAGGTCCGTAAAGGTGTGGGATCTGAGCAAGCCCGACGGGAAGCAATGCGTGGCGACGCTGAAGGGGCATACATTCTATGTGATCTCAGTCACGCCATTGGCCGATGGGCGGCTGGCTTCCGCCTCTGCTGACCGCACCGTAAGGGTGTGGGATCTAAGCAAGCCCGACGGGGAGCAATGCGTGGCGACGCTGGAAGTGCATACCGACGCGGTGACCTCAGTCACGCCACTGGCCGATGGGCGGCTGGCTTCCGCCTCTCATGACGGGACCATAAAGGTGTGGGATCTGAAAAAGCTCGACGGGGTGCAACGCGTGGCGAAGCTGAACCACTGGATTCACTCAGTCACGTTATTGGCTGATAATCGGCTGGCTTCCGGCTCTAATGACGGGATCGTAAGGGTATGGGATCGGAGTAAGCCCGCCGGAGCGCAATGCGTGGTGACACTGGAAGGGCATATCGACATGGTTAACTCAGTCACGCCATTGACCGATGGACGGCTGGCTTCCGGCTCTCGTGACAATACCGTAAAGGTGTGGGATCTGGGCAAACCCGACGGGGAGCAATGCGTGGCGACGCTGAAGGGGCATACCAACTGGGTGACCTCAGTCACGCCATTGGCCGATGGGCGGCTGGCTTCCGCCTCTGTTGACAAGACCATAAAGGTGTGGGTTCTGGGCAAAAATTCTGAAACGAAGTAA
- a CDS encoding WD40 repeat domain-containing protein produces the protein MKTIKLLVINQLLLLLALSFFLPMTGYGSAFSILPGSMWRDSPSNKAAVKISQIVLANDAPSLHFSYEINKTPSDFVQPEKNQVYTRWDGCKNDSLRICFRRAAKVFEGGYSYPPTISGSTELNVEMGEVTPDEGGWQSVASVRLTGKGSGWLAIAGDDGWRIAPDCSGIDSDDSSVLNRSEKPSVDLVVPTALVLEKGNNAEDHGSPYSRRSLPDISDITKQNNLPGDRDDLLTGSSGGGSFDDLDDSFKRRPGGSGRRPLFFFEVTSRMHGVAVSIPGTAGQPGEVKKLVLRPQIILVIWRGWERQEIPVTSQMWCSIKRVGLDRDPGLFLALAESDPDKLKETLENYLKKHSPLADVLSYHCEDLNLNPKAGNARLLSVSVFPGSCPSGVGCSGGEKEANGTMNDLPRNNPDCYACNNHGQPVKSFGNNGGGGDGSGNPEINSCTFCGNAQVNSNGLCTNCLMAKQEVSPFEVLPTEILLKIAEGLSWRDVNSWSLINKNFLNRLNTQMKLKILSDRYYGSAAKGYRKVIKNGDVPAVPNSEIDDPLLRLACHRFASNRYLTSLGNSTQQQCVATLEGHTDAVTSVTPLADGRLASGSSDRSIKVWDLSKPVGSQCVARLSRYTSRVTSVTSLADGRLASAYADGAIKVWDLSKPGWKQYVATLEGYTLWLSSVTPLADGRLASGSWDKIKVWDLSKFHRRQCVAALEGHTFGVSSVTSLADGRLASGSWDRTVRVWDLSKPTREQCVVTLYGHIGMVNSVTSLADGRLASGSSDRTVRVWDLSKPDGEQCVLTLEGHTEEVLSVTPLADGRLASGSKDNTVRVWDLSKPDGEQCVATLKGHTDMVFSVTQLADGRLASGSKDKTIKVWALSKDSEMEKIYCLIM, from the coding sequence ATGAAAACAATTAAGCTGCTCGTTATTAATCAGCTGCTTTTATTGCTTGCTCTGTCATTTTTTTTACCGATGACTGGATACGGAAGTGCTTTTTCCATCCTGCCAGGATCGATGTGGCGGGACAGTCCCTCAAATAAGGCGGCAGTTAAAATCAGTCAGATAGTACTTGCCAATGATGCGCCTTCTCTTCATTTTTCTTATGAAATCAACAAGACCCCCAGTGATTTTGTTCAGCCAGAAAAGAACCAGGTTTATACCCGCTGGGATGGTTGTAAAAACGACAGCTTGCGTATTTGTTTCCGAAGAGCGGCTAAAGTCTTTGAAGGGGGCTACTCCTATCCTCCCACGATTTCAGGCTCGACAGAACTTAATGTAGAAATGGGTGAGGTCACGCCAGACGAAGGCGGCTGGCAGTCGGTGGCCAGTGTCCGTTTAACGGGAAAAGGCTCGGGCTGGCTGGCGATTGCAGGGGATGATGGCTGGCGGATTGCACCGGATTGCAGCGGCATTGACTCAGATGATTCCAGCGTACTGAACAGGTCTGAAAAGCCGTCAGTCGATCTTGTTGTCCCGACAGCGTTGGTTCTGGAAAAGGGTAATAATGCAGAAGATCATGGCTCCCCCTATTCCCGCCGCTCATTGCCGGACATATCTGACATCACTAAACAAAATAATCTGCCCGGTGATCGTGATGATCTGCTCACCGGTTCTTCTGGTGGCGGCAGCTTCGATGACCTCGATGACTCATTTAAAAGGCGACCCGGAGGGAGTGGCCGTCGCCCTTTATTTTTCTTTGAAGTAACGAGCAGAATGCATGGGGTGGCTGTCAGTATTCCTGGTACAGCTGGTCAGCCCGGGGAGGTTAAAAAACTGGTTTTAAGGCCTCAAATCATTCTGGTGATCTGGCGGGGTTGGGAGCGACAGGAAATTCCTGTTACATCGCAAATGTGGTGTTCAATAAAGCGGGTAGGGCTTGATCGGGATCCGGGACTGTTTCTCGCTTTGGCTGAAAGCGATCCGGATAAATTGAAAGAAACGCTTGAAAACTATTTGAAAAAGCACTCGCCCCTTGCCGACGTCCTTAGCTATCACTGTGAAGATCTCAACCTGAACCCAAAAGCGGGTAATGCCCGATTACTTAGCGTATCGGTTTTTCCAGGATCTTGCCCTTCGGGAGTGGGATGCTCCGGAGGAGAGAAAGAAGCAAACGGAACAATGAATGACCTGCCCCGGAATAATCCAGATTGCTATGCCTGTAACAACCATGGTCAGCCGGTTAAAAGTTTTGGTAACAACGGGGGAGGAGGAGACGGTTCCGGGAATCCGGAAATCAACTCATGTACATTCTGTGGGAATGCACAGGTAAACTCCAATGGCTTATGCACAAACTGCCTCATGGCTAAACAAGAAGTGTCGCCTTTTGAGGTTTTACCAACTGAGATCTTGCTTAAAATAGCTGAGGGCTTGTCATGGCGTGATGTTAACAGCTGGAGTTTAATAAATAAGAATTTTTTGAATCGTCTCAACACACAAATGAAACTGAAAATCCTATCCGATCGATATTATGGCTCTGCTGCGAAAGGGTATAGAAAAGTAATAAAAAACGGGGACGTACCTGCTGTTCCAAACAGTGAAATTGATGACCCTTTGTTACGGCTTGCTTGTCATAGATTCGCAAGCAATAGATACCTGACTTCTCTGGGAAATAGTACTCAGCAGCAATGCGTGGCGACGCTGGAAGGGCATACCGACGCGGTGACCTCAGTCACGCCACTGGCCGATGGGCGGCTGGCTTCCGGCTCATCGGACAGGTCCATAAAGGTGTGGGATCTGAGCAAGCCCGTCGGAAGTCAATGCGTGGCGAGGCTGAGTAGGTATACCAGCAGAGTGACCTCAGTCACGTCATTGGCCGATGGGCGGCTGGCTTCTGCCTATGCTGACGGGGCCATAAAAGTATGGGATCTGAGCAAGCCCGGCTGGAAGCAATACGTGGCGACGCTGGAGGGGTATACCCTCTGGTTGTCCTCAGTCACGCCATTGGCCGATGGGCGGCTGGCTTCCGGCTCTTGGGACAAGATAAAGGTGTGGGATCTGAGCAAGTTCCACAGAAGGCAATGCGTGGCGGCGCTGGAGGGGCATACCTTCGGGGTTTCCTCAGTCACGTCATTAGCCGATGGGCGGCTGGCTTCCGGCTCTTGGGACAGGACCGTAAGGGTGTGGGATCTGAGCAAGCCCACCAGAGAGCAATGCGTGGTGACACTATATGGGCATATCGGCATGGTTAACTCAGTCACGTCATTAGCCGATGGGCGGCTGGCTTCCGGCTCATCGGACAGGACCGTAAGGGTGTGGGATCTGAGCAAGCCCGACGGGGAGCAATGCGTGTTGACGCTGGAAGGGCATACCGAGGAGGTGCTCTCAGTCACGCCATTGGCCGATGGGCGGCTGGCTTCCGGCTCTAAGGACAATACCGTAAGGGTGTGGGATCTGAGCAAACCCGACGGGGAACAATGCGTGGCGACGCTGAAGGGGCATACCGACATGGTTTTCTCAGTCACGCAATTGGCCGATGGGCGGCTGGCTTCCGGCTCTAAGGACAAGACCATAAAGGTGTGGGCTCTGAGCAAGGATTCTGAAATGGAGAAAATATATTGCTTAATAATGTAA